A genomic segment from Longimicrobium sp. encodes:
- a CDS encoding alpha/beta hydrolase, giving the protein MGALPASAQAGARAGEHTAVINGARLWYRVAGSGAVPVLFLPGGPGRNSFDFAAVQGPRLERRLKMVYFDPRGTGRSERPASGDYAIATMVEDIEGLRRELGAPRIALIGHSFGALMALEYAAKYPQRVSRIVYADGLWDTRLQCRARRDRLIASFPALRERILADTLDEQGKRRSDCELEFRVLNGKDREAFNDAGVFRDSVSKARLEGLDRASALPNTGEMSRALFRAGLLEYRFTRLDRLTMPVQVIVGRYDAVGGMEPQRVLARRLPNARFVEFPESGHFTYLDEPDRFAREVIRFVTGTGRR; this is encoded by the coding sequence ATGGGGGCTCTGCCGGCGTCCGCGCAGGCGGGGGCGCGCGCGGGCGAGCACACCGCGGTCATTAACGGGGCCCGGCTCTGGTACCGGGTGGCGGGGAGCGGGGCGGTGCCGGTGCTGTTCCTGCCGGGCGGGCCGGGGCGCAACAGCTTCGACTTCGCGGCGGTGCAGGGGCCGCGGCTGGAGCGGCGGCTGAAGATGGTGTACTTCGACCCGCGCGGCACCGGCAGGTCGGAGCGGCCGGCGAGCGGCGACTACGCCATCGCCACGATGGTGGAGGACATCGAGGGGCTGCGGAGGGAGCTCGGCGCACCCAGGATCGCGCTGATCGGGCACTCGTTCGGCGCGCTGATGGCGCTGGAGTACGCGGCGAAGTATCCCCAGCGCGTGTCGCGCATCGTGTACGCGGATGGGCTGTGGGACACGCGCCTGCAGTGCCGCGCCCGCCGCGACCGGCTGATCGCGAGCTTCCCGGCGCTGCGCGAGCGCATCCTGGCGGACACGCTGGACGAACAGGGGAAGCGGCGCAGCGACTGCGAGCTGGAGTTCCGCGTGCTGAACGGCAAGGATCGCGAGGCGTTCAACGACGCGGGGGTGTTTCGCGACTCCGTGTCCAAGGCGAGGCTCGAAGGCTTGGACCGCGCCAGCGCCCTGCCCAACACGGGCGAGATGTCGCGCGCGCTCTTCCGGGCCGGGCTGCTGGAGTACCGCTTCACCCGCCTGGACCGGCTCACGATGCCCGTGCAGGTCATCGTCGGCCGCTACGACGCCGTCGGCGGGATGGAGCCGCAGCGCGTCCTCGCCCGCCGCCTGCCGAACGCGCGCTTCGTCGAGTTTCCCGAGAGCGGCCACTTCACCTACCTGGACGAGCCCGACCGCTTCGCGCGTGAAGTGATCAGGTTCGTGACCGGTACCGGTCGGCGGTAG
- a CDS encoding cellulase family glycosylhydrolase codes for MTRQTRSVLRSIAFAALLALPVSAQAQGVWPRERAAAWQREAGWLVGSNYAPSTAINQLEMWQAETFDPRTIDRELGWAQSIGLNTMRVFLHNLAYKQDPRGFLDRVDQYLAIADRHGIRTMLVIFDGVWDPFPRPGRQRAPKPHLHNSGWVQSPGLDILTDTARHDELEGYVKAVVGRFANDRRVVAWDLFNEPDNTNPSSYFVYEPENKAELSLALLRKTFRWARAMNPSQPLTVGVWRGDWRDPAKLSPLTGFMLANSDVITFHSYDPPATLRPLVDALERYGRPIVCTEYMARPRGSTFAAILPILKEEGVGAYNWGMVQGKSQTIYPWDTWDRHYTAEPDVWFHDIFRTDGRPYDPREVELIRRLTGRGSAPRPTSGTR; via the coding sequence ATGACGCGGCAGACGCGGTCGGTTCTGCGGTCGATCGCGTTCGCCGCGCTGCTGGCGCTCCCGGTCTCGGCGCAGGCGCAGGGGGTGTGGCCGCGCGAGCGGGCCGCGGCGTGGCAGCGGGAGGCGGGGTGGCTGGTGGGGAGCAACTACGCGCCCAGCACCGCCATCAACCAGCTCGAGATGTGGCAGGCGGAAACGTTCGACCCGCGGACCATCGACCGGGAGCTGGGGTGGGCGCAGTCCATCGGGCTGAACACGATGCGCGTCTTCCTCCACAACCTGGCGTACAAGCAGGACCCGCGGGGCTTCCTGGATCGCGTGGACCAGTACCTCGCCATCGCGGACCGCCACGGCATCCGCACGATGCTGGTGATCTTTGACGGAGTGTGGGACCCGTTCCCGCGCCCCGGCAGGCAGCGCGCGCCCAAGCCGCACCTCCACAACTCGGGATGGGTGCAGAGCCCCGGGCTGGACATCCTGACCGACACCGCCCGCCACGACGAGCTGGAGGGCTACGTGAAGGCGGTGGTGGGCCGCTTCGCCAACGACCGCCGCGTGGTGGCGTGGGACCTGTTCAACGAGCCGGACAACACCAACCCGTCGTCGTACTTCGTCTACGAGCCGGAGAACAAGGCGGAGCTCTCGCTCGCGCTCCTGCGCAAGACCTTTCGCTGGGCGCGCGCGATGAACCCGTCGCAGCCCCTCACGGTAGGTGTCTGGCGGGGCGACTGGCGCGACCCGGCGAAGCTGTCGCCGCTGACCGGGTTCATGCTCGCCAACTCGGACGTGATCACCTTCCACAGCTACGACCCGCCCGCCACCCTCCGCCCCCTGGTGGACGCGCTGGAGCGGTACGGGCGTCCCATCGTGTGCACCGAGTACATGGCGCGGCCGCGGGGGAGCACCTTTGCGGCGATCCTCCCCATCCTGAAAGAGGAAGGGGTGGGCGCGTACAACTGGGGGATGGTGCAGGGGAAGAGCCAGACCATCTACCCGTGGGACACCTGGGACCGCCACTACACCGCCGAGCCCGACGTCTGGTTCCACGACATCTTCCGCACCGACGGCAGGCCGTACGACCCCCGCGAAGTGGAGCTGATCCGCCGCCTCACCGGCCGAGGCTCCGCGCCCCGGCCGACCTCCGGCACGCGCTGA
- a CDS encoding aminotransferase class I/II-fold pyridoxal phosphate-dependent enzyme → MTDARAGGGDFASALYLGMRHPWAALGPWDALTTGVPAVLDEPPGAERTARRLARLQGLEAAVLLPSTLHLFHDLFALLRRDACAVLVDAGAYAVGREAAARARIPVRGFAHHDPRALRRVLGTVRGPGRPVVLCDGICPRCGRVAPLPAYLEAVREAGGWLVVDDTQALGIVGSRPGAAAPYGGGGGGTPRWWGIEAPELVVGASLAKAFGAPLAALSGAAGLVDRFREGAAARVHSSPPSVAAVRAAARALALNRARGDALRARLAERVARLRRLLAEVGVGTRGGDFPVQTVTGLADSAAAQEALAARGIRAVLRAAPAPRLTLLLRADHSDDELARVAGILAREAEPGERRPRCGTIKMHRTRT, encoded by the coding sequence GTGACGGACGCGCGCGCGGGCGGAGGCGACTTCGCCTCCGCCCTGTACCTGGGGATGCGGCACCCCTGGGCGGCGCTGGGGCCGTGGGACGCGCTCACCACCGGCGTGCCCGCGGTGCTGGACGAGCCCCCCGGCGCCGAGCGCACGGCGCGCCGCCTGGCCCGGCTGCAGGGCCTGGAGGCCGCCGTGCTCCTCCCCTCCACGCTGCACCTGTTCCACGACCTTTTCGCGCTGCTGCGCCGCGACGCGTGCGCGGTGCTGGTGGACGCGGGCGCCTACGCGGTGGGCCGCGAGGCGGCGGCGCGGGCACGCATCCCAGTCCGCGGATTCGCCCACCACGACCCCCGTGCGCTGCGGCGGGTGCTGGGCACGGTGCGCGGACCCGGCCGGCCGGTGGTGCTGTGCGACGGCATCTGCCCCCGCTGCGGGCGGGTGGCGCCCCTCCCCGCCTACCTGGAGGCGGTTCGCGAGGCGGGCGGATGGCTGGTGGTGGACGACACGCAGGCGCTCGGCATCGTGGGCTCCCGTCCGGGAGCGGCGGCGCCGTACGGCGGGGGCGGGGGCGGCACCCCGCGATGGTGGGGGATCGAGGCGCCGGAGCTGGTCGTGGGCGCCTCGCTGGCGAAGGCGTTCGGCGCGCCGCTGGCCGCCCTCTCCGGCGCCGCGGGGCTGGTGGACCGCTTCCGCGAGGGGGCGGCGGCACGGGTCCACAGCTCTCCGCCTTCCGTGGCGGCGGTGCGGGCCGCGGCGAGGGCGCTCGCCCTGAACCGCGCGCGGGGCGACGCCCTGCGCGCGCGGCTGGCGGAGCGAGTGGCGCGGCTGCGGCGGCTGCTGGCGGAGGTGGGGGTGGGCACGCGGGGCGGGGACTTCCCGGTGCAGACCGTCACCGGGCTGGCGGACTCGGCCGCGGCGCAAGAGGCGCTCGCCGCCCGGGGGATTCGCGCGGTGCTGCGGGCCGCGCCGGCCCCGCGGCTCACTCTGCTGCTGCGGGCGGACCACAGCGACGACGAACTGGCCCGCGTAGCCGGCATCCTGGCGCGCGAGGCGGAACCCGGCGAAAGGAGACCACGATGCGGTACGATCAAGATGCACCGGACGAGGACGTGA
- a CDS encoding amidohydrolase family protein yields the protein MIIDSHCHAGKGDGLTGPWDTDAPLGDYLRHADEAGIGRTVLFAAFHSDYAAANRQVARIVAARPERFWGYAFVHPERDRGRVRALVREAVERFGFRGIKVHRHDARITREVCEAARAYRLPVLYDVMGEVSAVELLASQYPDVRFIIPHLGSFADDWRAQTAMIDHLVRWPNVYTDTSGVRRFDILERAVRRAGARKFLFGSDGPWLHPGVELEKVRALRLSPADERRVCAGNL from the coding sequence ATGATCATCGACAGCCACTGCCACGCCGGAAAGGGCGACGGGCTCACCGGCCCGTGGGACACGGACGCGCCCCTGGGCGACTACCTGCGCCACGCGGACGAGGCGGGGATCGGCCGCACGGTGCTCTTCGCCGCCTTCCACTCGGACTACGCGGCGGCCAACCGGCAGGTGGCTCGCATCGTGGCGGCGCGCCCGGAGCGGTTCTGGGGGTACGCCTTCGTGCACCCCGAACGCGACCGCGGCCGCGTGCGGGCGCTGGTGCGCGAGGCGGTGGAGCGCTTCGGCTTCCGCGGGATCAAGGTGCACCGCCACGACGCCCGCATCACGCGCGAAGTGTGCGAGGCGGCGCGGGCGTATCGCCTGCCCGTGCTCTACGACGTGATGGGCGAGGTCAGCGCCGTGGAGCTGCTTGCGTCGCAGTACCCGGACGTTCGCTTCATCATCCCGCACCTGGGGAGCTTCGCGGACGACTGGCGCGCGCAGACCGCCATGATCGACCACCTGGTGCGCTGGCCCAACGTCTACACGGACACCTCGGGGGTGCGGCGCTTCGACATCCTTGAGCGCGCGGTGCGCCGGGCGGGGGCGCGCAAGTTCCTCTTCGGCTCAGACGGGCCCTGGCTTCACCCCGGCGTGGAGCTGGAAAAGGTGCGCGCGCTCCGCCTCTCCCCCGCCGACGAGCGGCGTGTGTGCGCCGGCAACCTCC
- a CDS encoding ABC transporter permease, with protein sequence MPSAPVILRDLRFAFKSLLRSPGLTLVAIVTLGLGIGANTSMFSVLNGYVFRPPPYPASDELERIYRATPSDQDGNISPADYLDLQRELRGYGEIAGYGSAEMNLSEPGKPAELARGMRAAPNLFSTLRSGPRIGRTFRPEETLPGNDRVLIVSHRFWKERLASDPGVLRRTVRVNGEVHQIVGVLPEDFSDWRHLNATDLFKPLALDAKEMRDRGSAWIRLVGRRAPGVTQAEAAGLVAAFGRRLAAAHPVVHAGSTWRTVPLADSFLPGTGQTVITMLVALSGFVVLIACSNLANLLLARTMARARELALRSALGASRLQVLRPLFLESLLLAFLGGAFAVYVARWAFVWLEKQSVGEGGLGFDLVFDWRVLAWAFGACLFTAVAFGVAPALFALRLDPNVALRAGARGNTGDRGHQRFRHVLIVAQFALALVLLAGAALFIRGVDELNTRGYGWRSDGLVSGSILLPAARYPGSGEIEGFQRQALERLEALPGVESASLSYAMPYFGLGELRKYVVAGRPAPQPGQEPGAVINGVSPHYFETVGTRLVSGRPFNDGDNAGSPRVFIISQGMAQGLFPGEDPLGRRIARAGGERLEWGTIVGVAANVESALPEESSVSYQLYQPMAQEPRPANEIAVRTAGAAPAVVVESIRTTMMSLDPDLPVRSLRPAGTTIARANYGLGVLSRILTALGLLGLGLASLGIYGVISRSIAERTTEFGIRLALGAVATDITRMVLTSGTKLALVGSALGLLGAFGFSRLIGAAWPNMEASSPLLMAAVALLLMAVALVACYLPARHVSRISPAETLKAQ encoded by the coding sequence ATGCCCTCCGCGCCCGTCATCCTCCGTGACCTCCGCTTCGCCTTCAAGTCGCTGCTCCGCTCGCCGGGGCTGACGCTCGTCGCCATCGTGACGCTGGGGCTCGGGATCGGCGCCAACACGTCGATGTTCAGCGTCCTCAACGGCTACGTCTTTCGCCCGCCGCCGTACCCGGCGAGCGACGAGCTGGAGCGCATCTACCGCGCGACTCCCTCCGATCAGGATGGGAACATCTCGCCGGCCGACTACCTGGACCTGCAGCGCGAGCTGCGCGGCTACGGCGAGATCGCCGGGTATGGCTCCGCGGAGATGAACCTTTCCGAGCCCGGCAAGCCCGCCGAGCTGGCCCGCGGCATGCGCGCCGCGCCGAACCTCTTCTCCACCCTCCGCAGCGGCCCGCGGATCGGCCGCACCTTCCGCCCCGAGGAAACGCTCCCGGGGAACGACCGGGTCCTCATCGTCAGCCACCGCTTCTGGAAGGAGCGCCTGGCCAGCGACCCCGGCGTCCTGCGCCGCACGGTGCGCGTCAACGGGGAAGTCCACCAGATCGTGGGCGTGCTCCCCGAGGACTTCAGCGACTGGCGGCACCTGAACGCGACGGACCTCTTCAAGCCGCTCGCCCTGGACGCGAAGGAGATGCGCGACCGCGGCTCCGCGTGGATCCGGCTGGTGGGGCGGCGCGCGCCCGGCGTGACGCAGGCCGAGGCGGCGGGGCTCGTCGCCGCATTCGGGCGGAGGCTGGCGGCCGCGCACCCCGTGGTGCATGCGGGAAGCACGTGGCGCACGGTGCCCCTCGCCGACTCCTTTCTCCCCGGCACCGGCCAGACCGTCATCACGATGCTGGTGGCGCTCTCCGGGTTCGTGGTGCTCATCGCCTGCTCGAACCTGGCGAACCTGCTCCTCGCGCGGACCATGGCGCGTGCGCGAGAGCTGGCGCTGCGCTCCGCGCTGGGCGCGTCACGCCTCCAGGTGCTGCGCCCGCTCTTCCTGGAGTCGCTGCTGCTGGCGTTCCTGGGCGGCGCGTTCGCGGTCTACGTCGCGCGATGGGCCTTCGTCTGGCTGGAGAAGCAGAGCGTGGGAGAAGGCGGGCTGGGCTTCGACCTGGTGTTCGACTGGCGCGTGCTGGCGTGGGCGTTCGGCGCGTGCCTCTTTACGGCGGTCGCGTTCGGCGTGGCCCCCGCGCTCTTCGCCCTGCGGCTGGACCCCAACGTCGCGCTGCGGGCGGGGGCGCGCGGCAACACCGGCGACCGCGGCCACCAGCGCTTCCGCCACGTCCTGATCGTGGCCCAGTTCGCCCTCGCGCTGGTCCTGCTCGCGGGAGCCGCCCTCTTCATCCGCGGGGTGGACGAGCTGAACACGCGCGGCTACGGCTGGCGCTCCGACGGGCTGGTGAGCGGCTCCATCCTCCTTCCCGCCGCCAGGTACCCGGGGAGCGGGGAGATCGAGGGCTTTCAGCGGCAGGCCCTGGAGCGCCTCGAAGCGCTCCCCGGCGTGGAGTCCGCCAGCCTCTCGTACGCGATGCCGTACTTCGGATTGGGCGAGCTCCGCAAGTACGTGGTCGCGGGCCGCCCGGCGCCGCAACCCGGGCAGGAGCCCGGCGCGGTGATCAACGGCGTCAGCCCGCACTACTTCGAGACGGTCGGCACGCGGCTGGTGAGCGGGCGTCCCTTCAACGACGGCGACAACGCCGGCTCGCCGCGGGTCTTCATCATCAGCCAGGGAATGGCCCAGGGCCTCTTCCCGGGCGAGGACCCGCTCGGCCGGCGCATCGCGCGGGCGGGGGGCGAGCGGCTGGAGTGGGGCACCATCGTGGGCGTGGCCGCGAACGTCGAGTCGGCCCTCCCGGAGGAGAGCTCCGTGAGCTACCAGCTCTACCAGCCGATGGCACAGGAGCCGCGCCCCGCAAACGAGATCGCCGTGCGCACGGCGGGGGCCGCGCCGGCCGTGGTGGTGGAGAGCATCCGCACCACGATGATGTCGCTCGACCCCGACCTGCCGGTGCGCAGTCTGCGGCCGGCGGGCACCACCATCGCGCGGGCCAACTACGGGCTGGGCGTGCTCAGCCGCATCCTGACCGCGCTGGGGCTGCTCGGGCTGGGGCTGGCGTCGCTGGGCATCTACGGCGTCATCTCCCGCTCCATCGCGGAGCGCACCACCGAGTTCGGCATCCGCCTGGCCCTGGGCGCCGTGGCCACCGACATCACCCGCATGGTGCTCACCTCGGGGACGAAGCTGGCGCTGGTCGGCTCCGCGCTCGGGCTGCTGGGTGCCTTCGGCTTCTCGCGCCTGATCGGAGCGGCGTGGCCCAACATGGAGGCCAGCAGCCCGCTCCTCATGGCCGCCGTCGCCCTCCTGCTGATGGCCGTCGCCCTGGTCGCCTGCTACCTCCCCGCCCGCCACGTCTCGCGCATCAGCCCCGCGGAGACCCTGAAGGCGCAGTAG
- a CDS encoding type II toxin-antitoxin system PemK/MazF family toxin codes for MAYRGKVRQWDVLRADLEFVTGSEQGGSNRPVIVVSNDGFNERFDVVTVVPITKLEGKKRKLYPFEYLLPPGTVGHGMTSIVQAYQIRTISKIRLLEKIGSILSVDMRAEIEARILQHLGIEFDADHDD; via the coding sequence ATGGCGTATCGAGGGAAGGTTCGGCAATGGGACGTCCTGCGTGCCGATCTGGAGTTTGTCACCGGCAGCGAGCAGGGCGGCTCGAACCGCCCGGTAATCGTCGTGTCGAACGACGGCTTCAACGAGCGGTTCGATGTCGTCACCGTCGTTCCAATCACGAAACTGGAGGGCAAGAAGCGAAAGCTGTATCCGTTCGAGTACCTCCTGCCCCCGGGAACGGTTGGGCATGGGATGACGAGCATCGTGCAGGCCTACCAGATCCGCACGATCTCCAAGATTCGGCTGCTCGAGAAGATCGGAAGCATTTTAAGCGTGGATATGCGCGCCGAGATCGAGGCCAGGATTCTCCAGCATCTTGGCATCGAGTTCGATGCCGACCACGACGACTAG